One window from the genome of Podospora pseudocomata strain CBS 415.72m chromosome 6, whole genome shotgun sequence encodes:
- the CLP1 gene encoding Cleavage polyadenylation factor subunit clp1 (COG:A; EggNog:ENOG503NWRS) produces MSIPGLGHISAQQASLPSTRTLTLHPFSEWRFQISATSTATCRLLSGTAERDGTELAQTKTYNLTRCRSKIVTFTGATLEITGEFESEHVKHYPHSADSSFVTYLNLHFLLQARRSQSSSGSGHGPRVMICGPPASGKSSLAKMLIGWATRQGEQPVLATVDPRDGMLALPGTLSAAVFGTVMDVEDPEGGVGVGCTPSSGPSAVPVKLPVGYYFGRERVEDDEGLWKDLVRRLGSSVRAKTGGDQGVRRGGVVVDTPAVEVRKGEVKVKGEDGEEERERGGGVEGLMHVIREFAVNIVIVLGSPDLEAELRRRDRKTPLGEPVEIVNLDKPDGVVEQDRQHLLSSRKALIKDYFFGDSKRALSPSVQSFSFDDVVIFRAVDAMDLDDPNQVLERAEISEEMSHWTLAVMDASVNDPLETIRQAPVIGWVCVSDVDKDRRRLKILSTVSGRLTRPMVWGRWPEPYVNLLG; encoded by the exons ATGTCCATCCCCGGCCTAGGGCACATATCCGCCCAG CaagcctccctcccatcaacccGCActctcaccctccaccccttctccGAATGGCGCTTCCAAATatccgccacctccaccgccacctgCCGACTGCTCTCCGGAACCGCCGAGCGCGACGGCACCGAGCTCGCCCAGACAAAAACCTACAACCTCACCCGCTGCCGCTCCAAGATCGTCACCTTCACGGGCGCCACGCTCGAAATAACGGGTGAATTCGAGTCCGAGCACGTAAAACACTACCCCCATTCTGCCGACTCGTCTTTTGTCACCTATCTGAACTtgcacttcctcctccaggcACGGAGGTCGCAGAGCAGCAGTGGGAGTGGTCATGGGCCGAGGGTTATGATCTGTGGCCCGCCGGCGAGCGGGAAGAGCTCGCTGGCGAAGATGCTGATTGGTTGGGCGACGAGGCAGGGGGAGCAGCCTGTGCTGGCGACGGTGGATCCGAGGGATGGGATGTTGGCTTTGCCGGGGACgttgtcggcggcggtgtttgGTACGGTGATGGATGTGGAGGAcccggaggggggggttggggtggggtgTACCCCGTCTAGTGGGCCGAGTGCGGTGCCGGTGAAGTTGCCGGTGGGGTATTactttgggagggagagggtggaggatgatgaggggctTTGGAAGGATCTGGTGAGACGGTTGGGGAGCTCGGTGAGGGCGAAGACGGGGGGGGATCAAGgggtgaggagaggaggtgtaGTTGTTGATACCCCGGCcgtggaggtgaggaagggggaggtgaaggtaaaaggggaggatggagaggaagagagggaaagggggggaggggtggaggggttgatgcaCGTCATTAGAGAATTTGCTG TCAATATCGTTATCGTGCTTGGGTCACCAGACTTGGAAGCTGAGTTGAGACGCCGGGATAGGAAGACACCACTAGGGGAGCCGGTTGAGATTGTGAATCTTGACAAACCTGATGGAGTGGTGGAGCAAGACAGACAGCATCTGCTCTCGTCACGCAAGGCTCTGATCAAGGACTACTTTTTTGGCGATTCCAAGCGAGCTCTTAGTCCTTCGGTGCAGTCGTTCAGTTTTGACGACGTCGTGATCTTCAGGGCCGTTGATG CCATGGATCTCGATGACCCGAACCAGGTTCTGGAGCGCGCAGAAATCTCAGAGGAAATGTCACACTGGACGCTGGCGGTCATGGATGCCTCGGTCAATGACCCCCTGGAGACAATACGACAGGCGCCTGTCATCGGTTGGGTTTGCGTATCGGACGTGGACAAGGACAGACGGAGACTGAAGATACTGTCTACGGTTAGCGGCCGGTTGACTCGGCCGATGGTCTGGGGACGGTGGCCGGAGCCGTATGTCAACCTGTTGGGTTAG
- a CDS encoding hypothetical protein (COG:I; COG:K; COG:T; EggNog:ENOG503P2B4) → MISNREIPKHADLQPYNFAVAGHDGTLCDPEGELFIKPCVQQEIDFYEKAFKDHPAFADLMPEYLGTLVLNDASDVHDIEEQIPAAVEHMTQHFKEEAVRMAKQHAADVAAAEAAKEADALAASKDNVSWKPNKSRKIATDKSVVLENAAYGFKRPNILDAKLGQRLWADDAPMEKRKRFDEITKVTTNGSHGFRIAGMRVYKGGENPDEWDQEGYKVYNKDHGRLVVNKDNVVDEIRKFIFNPRANIDEDLGRAVAEAFVNDLKRVEQVLASSETRMYSASLLFTFEGDGDALRAAIENQTPTTPPKEATEKEPVPLASRVDSGIVMDGEGEIILPQGNGTTINGVIEGDVKVLQLAGEAESDDEEFASLPKIYSLKLIDFAHATWVPGQGPDENSLFGVRSLIKIFEELAK, encoded by the exons ATGATTAGCAACAGAGAGATCCCCAAGCACGCTGATTTGCAGCCCTACAACTTCGCCGTCGCTGGACA CGATGGCACACTCTGCGATCCCGAAGGCGAGCTCTTCATCAAGCCCTGTGTCCAGCAAGAAATCGACTTTTACGAAAAGGCCTTCAAGGACCACCCCGCCTTTGCCGACTTGATGCCCGAGTATCTTGGCACCCTCGTCCTGAACGACGCATCCGATGTCCACGATATCGAGGAGCAGATCCCCGCGGCTGTTGAGCATATGACCCAGCActtcaaggaggaggctgtccGCATGGCCAAGCAACACGCTGCCGACGTCGCGGCggccgaggctgccaaggaggcAGATGCGCTGGCTGCTAGCAAGGACAATGTCTCCTGGAAACCCAACAAGAGCCGCAAGATTGCCACGGACAAGTCAGTGGTGTTGGAGAATGCTGCCTACGGTTTCAAGCGCCCCAATATTCTGGACGCCAAGCTTGGTCAGAGACTTTGGGCAGACGATGCGCCCATGGAGAAGCGCAAGCGGTTCGACGAGATCACCAAGGTCACCACAAACGGATCGCACGGTTTTCGCATCGCGGGAATGCGCGTATacaaggggggggagaaccCAGACGAGTGGGACCAGGAAGGCTACAAGGTCTATAACAAGGACCATGGCAGGCTGGTGGTCAACAAGGACAACGTTGTGGATGAGATTCGCAAATTCATCTTTAACCCGCGAGCGAATATCGACGAGGACCTTGGGCGGGCTGTGGCCGAGGCTTTCGTCAACGACCTGAAGAGAGTGGAACAGGTCCTTGCCAGCTCAGAAACAAGAATGTACTCGGCCAGTCTGCTGTTTACATTTGAAGGAGACGGTGATGCGCTCAGGGCGGCCATCGAGAACCAaacgccaacaaccccaccaaagGAGGCTACCGAGAAGGAACCTGTTCCCCTCGCGTCCCGCGTTGACAGCGGCATCGTTATGGACGGTGAAGGAGAGATTATCCTGCCGCAGGGGAATGGTACCACGATTAATGGAGTCATTGAGGGAGACGTCAAGGTCCTCCAGCTCGccggggaggcggagagcgATGACGAAGAGTTTGCCTCACTGCCAAAGATCTACTCGCTGAAGCTGATCGATTTTGCGCATGCCACCTGGGTTCCTGGGCAAGGGCCAGATGAAAACAGCCTTTTTGGCGTTAGAAGTCTTATCAAGATTTTTGAGGAGTTGGCGAAataa
- a CDS encoding hypothetical protein (EggNog:ENOG503PEDB; COG:S): MDSSPIVTASIGDQVYASHDAKIPDISEQTKLFNEAMEGKPDDKGKNRKKRKKKSKATKPTGFEEYYCEPVMTPAEAWDEKNLVYSPDRSFVERIEEGIQRYRARRRLDAVRNQVFTQYLILGGVDATARQFQGADKLPDDLIRESTKGELRDMVSDDVIHRGGEGGGRFYHPASSEHWDVDFTGVVAGFMSHKVLDMSGGEMEMIWIASNTIQNFLKYLILHDVCPEHADDIHRAIKLCDQAFEEIGLVSNALELVPGAFNRSVVALHCEEEDGDAISLLVDNKNLDRNHALHTVALIATLVLPTLGGSSTPNVNAMEVTNPIERTFEITSITPPTKEMRQRVAVVSEHLRKSNPSTPPIQACGTMQGHPVIVLDGWDVTDKLTDEEAKEESSFILEELILEQLRVGMKVTIGVSTCTFPGGGTFKVIRYVKGIKPSFYTFLPQDLMRYWKEPVPNERPGPSIHDRHDLLELAVGEDEADD; encoded by the exons ATGGACTCCTCGCCGATAGTCACCGCCTCGATCGGCGACCAGGTCTACGCGAGCCATGACGCCAAGATCCCGGATATCTCTGAACAGACAAAGCTATTCAATGAAGCAATGGAGGGCAAGCCTGacgacaagggcaagaacaggaagaagaggaaaaagaaatcTAAGGCCACCAAGCCGACCGGGTTTGAGG AGTATTACTGTGAGCCGGTGATGACTCCCGCCGAGGCTTGGGATGAGAAGAACCTGGTTTATTCTCCCGACCGTTCCTTTGTGGAGCGCATCGAAGAGGGCATCCAACGGTACCGTGCCCGGCGCCGCCTGGATGCCGTCCGAAACCAGGTCTTTACTCAGTACCTCATCCTTGGCGGTGTCGATGCCACTGCTCGCCAGTTCCAGGGGGCGGATAAGCTGCCTGATGACCTGATCCGGGAGTCTACCAAGGGCGAGCTGAGGGACATGGTGTCAGATGATGTGATTCAtcgtgggggggagggtggtggtcggtTCTATCATCCGGCCAGTTCTGAGCATTGGGATGTGGACTTTACGGGGGTTGTGGCTGGGTTCAT GTCTCACAAAGTCCTTGACATGTCTGGCGGCGAGATGGAAATGATCTGGATCGCCTCGAACACCATCCAGAATTTTCTCAAGTATCTGATCCTCCATGATGTCTGCCCCGAGCACGCCGACGATATCCACAGAGCCATCAAGCTTTGTGACCAAGCCTTTGAGGAGATTGGTCTCGTGAGCAACGCTTTGGAACTGGTTCCGGGTGCCTTCAACCGCTCGGTTGTGGCACTCCActgcgaggaagaggacggcGATGCTatttctcttcttgttgacaACAAGAATCTCGACCGCAACCATGCCCTCCACACCGTGGCTCTCATCGCGACTTTGGTCCTGCCCACTCTTGGTGGTAGTAGCACGCCCAATGTCAACGCTATGGAGGTGACCAACCCTATCGAGCGCACCTTTGAGATCACATCCATCACCCCACCCACAAAAGAGATGCGCCAAAGGGTAGCCGTCGTCAGCGAGCACCTCAGAAAgtccaacccatccacccctcccatccaGGCTTGTGGCACAATGCAAGGTCACCCAGTTATTGTCCTAGACGGGTGGGACGTCACTGACAAGCTCACCGATGAAGAAGCCAAGGAGGAGTCCTCGTTTATTCTTGAAGAGCTGATTCTCGAGCAGCTGAGGGTGGGCATGAAGGTGACGATTGGGGTTTCGACTTGCACTTTTCCTGGGGGTGGGACCTTCAAGGTGATTCGCTATGTCAAGGGAATCAAGCCGAGCTTTTATACGTTTTTGCCACAGGATTTGATGAGGTATTGGAAGGAGCCGGTGCCGAATGAGAGACCTGGGCCTAGTATTCATGATAGGCATGATTTGCTTGAGTTGgcggtgggtgaggatgaggcggaTGATTGA
- a CDS encoding hypothetical protein (COG:S; EggNog:ENOG503P756) has translation MCSTDLFLGILAILFPPLPVWVKRGICSADSLINILLLCLGFIPGLIHAWYIIAKYPDIPYDYDYQAPSNAEHGRVYVFVHDNNHRQGHPHQGQPRLQNQQPKAHPQPNYGTTAHNNNHSSGHEEGVAPAAGPSSGGPPPSYAQVVAQGPGDHKVQTQD, from the exons ATGTGCTCGACcgacctcttcctcggcatcctgGCCATCCTCTTTCCCCCGCTCCCAG TCTGGGTAAAGCGCGGAATTTGCTCTGCCGACTCCCTAatcaacatcctccttctctgcTTGGGTTTT ATCCCTGGCCTAATCCACGCCTGGTACATCATCGCCAAGTACCCCGACATCCCCTACGACTACGACTACCAAGCCCCCTCCAACGCCGAGCACGGCCGCGTCTACGTCTTTGTccacgacaacaaccaccgtcaaggccaccctcaccaaggTCAACCCCGTCTCCAAAACCAGCAACCCAAAGCCCATCCTCAGCCAAACTACGGCACCACagcccacaacaacaaccacagcagtgGTCACGAAGAGGGTGTCGCCCCTGCCGCTGGCCCCTCCTCAGGAGGTCCTCCCCCAAGTTACGCCCAGGTTGTCGCCCAAGGTCCCGGAGACCACAAGGTTCAGACCCAAGATTAG
- the PRP22 gene encoding DEAH-box ATP-dependent RNA helicase prp22 (COG:A; EggNog:ENOG503NVRX), protein MDDLESLELLSLVSKITSELQNHLGVSEKTLAEFLIAQRLECDSLDGFKAKLASVGASDFPPSLVDSIDRLVRTMHPKFKGQQNRTNDDSSQRHDRSAEETTKVFKGLAIPDKEVEVEAIDDTFAMLESLAPKLSNGNQERPPRKRSRTPDDRREDSRRKRKDRYRSRSRSRSRSPQRGRQRIDRYRDDDNAYRRPPPRDLDDTPQLNKVYDGHVTGVKDFGAFVNIHGVKGKVDGLVHISAFGQRVNHPEDVVTRGQNVKVKVVKIEGNRVGLSMKDIDQETGVDMAPQIRMGSGANMMALGGGPTGGNDPTGSFMATAIARQQKKRMTSPERWEIRQMIAAGIAKASDYPDLEEEYKSTLDGTGQMELEEDVDIEIRDEEPPFLAGQTKQSLELSPIRVVKAPDGSMNRAAMAGTNLAKERKEMKQQEAEEQQQKTKVDLSQWQDPMANPENRQFASDLRRRAQATQAESDSVPEWKRAVVPKDQPTGKRSDMTIKEQRESLPVFAFREQLINAVRENQVLIVVGETGSGKTTQLTQYLAEAGFTSNGIIGCTQPRRVAAVSVAKRVSEEVGCRLGEEVGYTIRFEDVTSPATKIKYMTDGMLEREILIDPELGRYSVIMLDEAHERTIATDVLFALLKKTMKSRKDLKVIVTSATLDADKFSEYFNACPIFTIPGRTFPVEILYSREPESDYLDAALTTVMQIHLSEPMGDILLFLTGQEEIDTSCEILFERMKALGPSVPELIILPVYSALPSEMQSRIFDPAPPGSRKVVIATNIAETSITIDHIYYVIDPGFVKQNAYDPKLGMDSLIVTPISQAQANQRAGRAGRTGPGKCFRLYTEAAYQSEMLPTTIPEIQRQNLSNTILMLKAMGINDLIRFDFMDPPPVNTMLTALEELYALGALDDEGLLTRLGRKMADFPMEPSLSKVLISSVDKGCSDEVVSIVAMLNLSTIFYRPKDKQNQADQKKAKFHDPHGDHLTLLNVYNSWKNHGFSSTWCHENFIQARSMRRAKDVRDQIVKIMNRHRHPIVSCGRETDRVRQALCSGFFRNTARKDPQEGYKTLTEGTPVYLHPSSALFGKQAEWVIYHTLVLTTREYMHFTTAIEPKWLIDAAPTFFKLAPTDKLSKRKAAERIQPLHNRYGGEDDWRLSAQKRGGRGGGGGGTWG, encoded by the exons ATGGACGACTTGGAGTCCCTCGAGCTGCTTTCGCTCGTTTCCAAGATCACGTCGGAATTGCAAAACCATCTAGGCGTTAGCGAAAAAACATTGGCCGAGTTCCTCATCGCCCAGCGCCTCGAATGCGATTCTCTCGATGGCTTCAAGGCCAAGCTGGCCTCGGTCGGTGCCAGCGACTTCCCGCCGAGTTTGGTCGATAGCATAGACAGGCTAGTCAGGACTATGCATCCAAAGTTCAAAGGACAACAGAACCGAACCAACGACGACAGCAGCCAGCGCCATGATCGATCCGCCGAAGAGACTACCAAGGTCTTCAAAGGGCTCGCGATTCCCGACAAGGAGGTAGAAGTGGAAGCTATCGATGACACATTCGCTATGCTCGAGAGCCTTGCGCCAAAACTATCGAATGGCAATCAAGAAAGACCGCCGAGGAAACGAAGCAGAACACCAGATGACCGCCGCGAGGACTCGAGGCGAAAACGCAAGGACAGGTACAGGTCACGGTCCAGATCCCGATCGAGGTCTCCACAACGAGGACGGCAGAGAATTGACCGCTACCGAGACGACGACAATGCGTATCGACGGCCACCTCCCCGCGATCTCGACGATACTCCACAGCTCAACAAGGTGTACGACGGTCATGTCACAGGTGTAAAGGACTTTGGCGCTTTTGTCAACATTCATGGTGTGAAGGGGAAGGTTGACGGCTTGGTGCACATCTCGGCGTTTGGTCAGCGAGTCAACCACCCAGAAGATGTCGTGACGCGAGGGCAAAATGTCAAGGTCAAAGTTGTCAAGATCGAGGGCAACAGGGTAGGCTTGTCAATGAAGGATATCGACCAGGAGACAGGCGTGGATATGGCGCCCCAAATAAGGATGGGATCGGGCGCCAATATGATGGCCCTGGGTGGTGGACCAACAGGAGGAAACGACCCGACAGGTTCGTTCATGGCGACTGCTATTGCCCGgcaacagaagaagagaatgacCTCGCCTGAAAGATGGGAGATTCGACAAATGATTGCTGCTGGAATTGCAAAGGCCTCAGACTACCCAGATTTGGAGGAAGAGTACAAGTCAACCCTTGACGGTACAGGGCAGATGGAGTTGGAAGAGGACGTCGACATCGAGATACGTGACGAAGAACCCCCATTTCTGGCCGGACAGACCAAACAGTCTCTCGAGCTATCACCCATCCGCGTTGTCAAGGCCCCAGATGGCTCCATGAATCGTGCCGCTATGGCCGGCACCAACCTTGCcaaggaaagaaaggagaTGAAGCAGCAGGAAGCCGAAGAACAGCAGCAAAAAACAAAGGTCGATTTGTCCCAATGGCAGGATCCAATGGCTAATCCCGAGAACCGACAATTTGCTAGCGACTTGCGACGGCGTGCCCAGGCAACCCAAGCAGAGTCTGATTCTGTGCCCGAATGGAAGAGGGCCGTGGTGCCCAAGGATCAGCCCACGGGCAAAAGGTCCGACATGACCATCAAGGAGCAGCGAGAGTCTTTGCCTGTCTTCGCTTTCAGGGAACAACTGATCAACGCTGTCAGAGAGAACCAAGTTCTGATTGTCGTTGGTGAAACTGGCTCCGGAAAAACCACTCAGCTTACCCAATACCTCGCCGAGGCCGGCTTTACCAGCAATGGCATTATTGGCTGCACGCAGCCTCGTCGTGTAGCTGCCGTTTCGGTTGCCAAGCGTGTCtctgaggaggttggctgTCGactgggtgaggaggtcgggTACACAATCAGATTCGAGGATGTAACCAGCCCGGCGACGAAGATCAAGTACATGACGGACGGCAT GTTGGAACGTGAGATTTTGATCGACCCTGAACTGGGGAGATACTCAGTCATCATGTTGGACGAAGCACACGAGCGTACTATTGCCACTGACGTTCTGTTTGCTTTGTTGAAGAAGACCATGAAGAGCCGGAAGGACCTCAAGGTCATCGTCACCAGTGCTACGTTGGATGCCGATAAATTCAGCGAATACTTCAATGCCTGTCCCATCTTTACCATTCCAGGACGAACCTTCCCTGTCGAGATTCTCTACTCTCGTGAACC GGAATCTGATTATCTCGATGCTGCGCTGACGACCGTCATGCAAATCCACCTGAGCGAACCCATGGGTGatattcttcttttcttgacAGGTCAAGAAGAGATCGACACGTCCTGTGAGATTTTGTTTGAACGCATGAAAGCACTAGGACCGTCAGTGCCGGAACTCATCATTCTCCCTGTTTACTCTGCCCTTCCCAGCGAAATGCAGAGTAGGATTTTCGACCCTGCACCGCCTGGCAGCCGAAAGGTCGTCATTGCTACCAATATTGCCGAAACGTCGATTACGATTGATCATATTTACTATGTCATCGATCCTGGTTTCGTCAAACAAAACGCCTATGATCCCAAACTCGGCATGGACTCGCTCATCGTCACCCCTATCTCCCAAGCGCAGGCAAATCAGCGAGCAGGTCGCGCCGGCCGCACAGGACCCGGCAAGTGCTTCCGGCTGTACACCGAAGCAGCCTACCAGTCCGAGATGCTTCCGACGACTATTCCCGAAATCCAAAGACAAAACTTGTCCAACACTATCCTCATGCTCAAGGCCATGGGCATCAACGACCTTATCCGCTTTGACTTTATGGAT CCTCCACCCGTCAACACTATGCTTACAGCCTTGGAGGAGCTTTATGCCCTAGGAGCACTGGACGACGAAGGTCTGCTGACTCGCCTCGGGCGAAAAATGGCCGACTTCCCCATGGAGCCTTCTCTTTCCAAGGTCTTGATCTCCTCAGTCGATAAGGGTTGTTCGGATGAAGTTGTGAGCATTGTTGCCATGCTCAACCTCAGCACCATCTTTTACCGGCCAAAAGACAAGCAAAACCAAGCGGaccagaagaaggccaagttcCACGACCCACACGGCGACCATCTGACACTGTTGAACGTGTACAACTCGTGGAAGAATCACGGCTTCTCTTCAACCTGGTGTCACGAGAACTTCATTCAGGCCCGTTCGATGCGCCGTGCCAAGGATGTGCGGGATCAGATCGTCAAGATCATGAatcgtcatcgtcacccCATCGTCAGCTGTGGACGCGAGACAGACAGGGTCCGCCAAGCTCTCTGCAGCGGTTTCTTCCGCAACACAGCCCGCAAGGACCCTCAGGAGGGATACAAGACATTGACAGAAGGCACACCCGTGTACCTGCACCCGAGCTCCGCGCTGTTCGGGAAGCAGGCGGAATGGGTGATTTACCACACGTTAGTGCTCACCACCAGGGAGTACATGCACTTCACCACGGCGATTGAGCCCAAGTGGCTTATTGACGCGGCGCCTACCTTCTTCAAGTTGGCACCAACAGACAAGCTgtcgaagaggaaggcggcaGAAAGGATACAGCCGCTCCATAACCGGTAtggcggggaggatgattgGCGTCTCAGCGCTCAGAAGAGAGGAGgcaggggtggtggtggtggtggaacaTGGGGTTag